One genomic window of Arvicanthis niloticus isolate mArvNil1 chromosome 24, mArvNil1.pat.X, whole genome shotgun sequence includes the following:
- the Slc8b1 gene encoding mitochondrial sodium/calcium exchanger protein, with product MAGRWLDLLWAPGFLCVALILETASGAGDPSKKAHGHIQFSAGGVKQTAMADCRAVCGLNTSDRCDFVRRNPDCRSEGGYLDYLKGIFCYFPPNLLSLAITLYVFWLLYLFLILGVTAAKFFCPNLSAISTSLKLSHNVAGVTFLAFGNGAPDIFSALVAFSDPRTAGLAIGALFGAGVLVTTVVAGGITILHPFMAASRPFLRDITFYMVAVFLTFTALYLGRITLAWALSYLGLYVFYVITVIICTWVYQRQRSRSLIHSISETPELLSDSEEDQMSSNTNSYDYGDEYRPLLLGQETTAQILIQALNPLDYRKWRTLSIPFRLLKVAKLPVEFLLLLTVPVVDPDKDDRNWKRPLNCLQLVISPLVLVLTLQSGVYGVYEIGGLVPVWAVVVIVGTALASVTFFATSNREPPRLHRLFAFLGFLTSALWINAAATEVVNILRSLGVVFRLSNTVLGLTLLAWGNSIGDAFSDFTLARQGYPRMAFSACFGGIIFNLLVGVGLGCLLQIIQNHAEEVKLEPDGLLVWVLASALGLSLVFSLVSVPLQCFQVSKAYGLCLLLFYVCFLVVVLLTEFGVIHLKKV from the exons ATGGCAGGCAGATGGCTGGATCTGCTCTGGGCGCCTGGTTTCCTCTGTGTGGCTCTGATACTGGAGACGGCATCTGGGGCCGGAGACCCATCCAAAAAAGCTCATGGACACATCCAGTTTTCAGCCGGAGGTGTCAAGCAGACTGCCATGGCGGAC TGCCGCGCTGTGTGTGGCCTCAACACATCTGACCGCTGTGACTTTGTCAGGAGGAATCCAGACTGCCGCAGCGAGGGGGGCTACCTGGACTACCTCAAGGGCATCTTCTGCTACTTCCCCCCCAACCTCCTCTCCCTGGCCATCACCCTCTAT GTTTTCTGGCTCCTTTACCTCTTTCTGATCCTGGGAGTCACCGCGGCCAAGTT CTTCTGCCCTAACCTGTCAGCCATCTCCACCAGCCTCAAGCTCTCTCACAATGTGGC TGGTGTCACCTTCCTGGCCTTTGGAAATGGCGCTCCAGACATCTTCAGTGCTCTAGTGGCTTTCTCAGACCCACGCACTGCTGGCCTGGCCATCGGGGCTCTGTTTG GTGCAGGGGTGCTGGTTACCACTGTGGTGGCCGGAGGCATCACCATCCTGCACCCCTTCATGGCTGCCTCCAGGCCCTTCCTCAGGGACATCACTTTCTATATGGTGGCCGTGTTCCTAACCTTCACTGCGCTCTATCTTGGCAGGATCACGCTGGCGTGGGCACTGA GTTACCTGGGTCTCTACGTGTTCTACGTGATCACAGTCATCATCTGCACTTGGGTCTACCAACGGCAGCGAAGCAGGTCTCTGATCCATTCCATATCGGAGACACCAG AGTTGCTGTCTGATTCAGAGGAGGACCAGATGTCTTCCAACACCAACAGCTATGACTATG GAGATGAATACCGGCCTCTGTTGCTGGGCCAGGAGACCACTGCTCAGATCCTGATCCAAGCTCTGAATCCCTTGGACTACAGGAAGTGGCGGACTCTGTCAATACCCTTCAGACTCCTGAAAGTGGCCAAG tTGCCTGTGGAGTTCTTGCTGCTGCTCACAGTCCCCGTTGTGGACCCCGACAAGGATGATCGGAATTGGAAACGGCCACTCAACTGTCTGCAGCTGGTCATCAGCCCCCTGGTCCTGGTCCTGACCCTGCAGTCGGGGGTCT ATGGCGTCTATGAGATTGGTGGCCTCGTTCCTGTCTGGGCTGTGGTGGTGATCGTGGGCACAGCCCTGGCTTCAGTGACCTTCTTTGCCACATCTAACAGAGAACCTCCTAGGCTGCACCGG CTCTTTGCTTTCCTGGGCTTCCTGACCAGCGCTCTGTGGATCAATGCGGCTGCCACAGAGGTGGTGAACATCTTGCGGTCCCTGGGTGTGGTCTTCCGCCTGAGCAACACCGTCCTAGGGCTGACCCTCCTGGCCTGGGGGAACAGCATTGGAG ATGCGTTCTCAGATTTCACGCTGGCCCGCCAGGGATACCCTCGGATGGCCTTCTCCGCCTGTTTCGGCGGCATCATCTTCA ACCTCCTGGTTGGCGTGGGGCTGGGCTGCTTGCTGCAGATCATCCAGAACCACGCTGAGGAGGTGAAG ctggagccagaCGGACTGCTGGTGTGGGTGCTAGCCAGTGCCCTGGGCCTCAGCCTGGTCTTCTCCCTGGTCTCCGTTCCGCTTCAGTGTTTCCAGGTCAGCAAGGCCTatggcctctgtctcctccttttctaTGTCTGTTTCCTCGTCGTGGTCTTGCTCACGGAATTCGGGGTGATTCACTTGAAGAAGGTCTGA